Part of the Oncorhynchus tshawytscha isolate Ot180627B linkage group LG07, Otsh_v2.0, whole genome shotgun sequence genome, GCCGATGATAAGGCTGCCGAACACAGTCCCGATTCCAGCACCAGAACCAGCCACTCCAACTGTGGCAGCTCCAGCGCCGATGAACTTGGCTGCTGTGTCAATGTCTCTGCTCACAGCACTAGTCTGGAAACCCCGCAGTGCTACCTGAGAAAAGGCACTCTGTGGCACAAAGTCAGTGCTAGCCTGGGAGCAACAAATAAAAAGTCACAAAAAAATAATGAACCAATTGATCATAAAAACAGCTTGAAGATAAATATTACAATCATTTATGATTAAGACAACACTTAAATCATTGCAGAGGGGTCCAATAAAATTTGGAAGAGAACAGAGGGCTGTTTCCTTATCATTTCTATCAGCAACATTTTACCTAAGGAAAAAAAATCTAGACTAAAAGGTAGCATCAGTTGTCCATAGAAGTTTGTTGTTCCTCAGGGTAAAGGCGCTAAGGGGTAAAAGGGGCAGGTagacactcacctctcctgttCTGACATCCGGTCGGGAAAGCACAGACGCAGAGAGAGGTCTGTATAATGCCCTGGATCCAGCACGGACCTGCACATTTTTATAAAATGGTATACGTTAAGTGATGCAACTTCCATAACATTATTGTAACTTGATTATAAACACACCACTACAAAAAGAAATAACATTTGTTAACAGTCGCAAGGGGACACATGGCCAAATCATATGTACATCACCACTGACCAACTGTACAAGTCAGATGTGGGCAGTACAACAAGTAACTAGTAGCTTGCTACATACTACTAGCAAGCTACAgagcccccctcccacacacactgaggagaATGTGCTGTTAAACATGACAAATGCATGGAAGCACTGCAGTGTTTAGTTCCAAATATCTGCCTCTACTGAACCAGCCCTTGCAGATGTCCTAGACGACCAACTCAGAGGGCATTATGGAGTGGATCAATATGGAGTGCCATGGTCCAAAATACACAAACGCCAAACTGGCAAAGGGCACAACTAGGATTGACATTACTAGTAGCAAATGCACATAGCCAAATGAAATCAGTCTTTGCTGCTTTATTTCTGCATGACCTTGAAATTACAAAGTCTCATTGGCTCATTCGAAAGCTAACGAGCGATGGTTAGCAACCTAACGTAAGCATAGCTAAAGCTGGCAACCTAGCTTAGGTGACAAGAGGTAACGTTATTTCCTAAGAGCAGGTTTaacaattattataattatttttaaaggttagctagctacgttGATTTCAATTACATTTCAAGCCAAGTTACTTACAATTCAGTGTGCACAATTGCATGCACTGAAACGTTACAGCAGTTCGTTCCTATGTCACAAATAAGTATAAATTCAGCAGGCCCatctaacttgcctagttaacatTATGCTATGACAACTTATATGCATCATTACTTTCACAACTCACCAGTGCAGGCGTAGAAACGAACTTCGCACAGGCGTACATATTAGTTTAATGTGTTGACTGATCAAATCAACTAGACGAGTCACCTGGTTGTCTcaaaaaaaagagagaacagtCGCTAAGGTCAATGATAATTTCACTACAAATTCAAAGATACAGCGAATCCATGAAAACGATTAACGTTATGTGCAAAACAACTGTATTCACATAAATTATGTGTCGGTGTGGGATCAAAAAGACTTTAGATAGAAGATGAAAATGGATTGTTAAAATGTTTCAGCGTAGATCCCCATTTGCCTCCCCTTCACTTACCGGCTGCAGAGGTCGAAGCGCTGAGGAACAACTGCGCATGCCCGAAACCGTATTTAATCATATTCCCGGATGACGGGTTTACGACATCAGACCTCATTCCTTAGCTAGCACCTTTGTTAGAATATTGGAAAGAAAAATAGTACAATCACAGCGTATTCAATATTGTTCCTATCAACCATCTATGTTTCTATTTATCAATCAAATATCTATTGTATTCGTTTCAATGACAATGTGACGTATTTTAATCATGCTACTAGTGATAATAAACTCATAAACGCAGGGTGATAGTAGGGCACACTCAAAAGGGTTTCTTTCTACTTGTGTGAGTGCCACACTGTTCACCAGTGATGTTGAACTGCTATTTTTAAATTCTCTGTGAATGTATGTATCAGTTTTACCCCACATATTTGTTTTAACCCCAAAATAATTTTGAATTCTAGTTTTCCTGTTCTTTAGCCTTTTGTTGTATTCATATATGGACAGTGTCATCCTTTTCAAATGTTCTCTtgtatattacattttttttaaatatataaaaccaTTAATTTATTTATTGAGTTTGGTTTTGCACTATAGCAGATCATATACAACATGATCCATCTCCAGCAGAGGGGGATGTGgtgtaaacaaatcaaatcaaattttatttgtcacgtacacatggttagcagatgttaatgcgagtgtagcgaaatgcttgtgcttctagttccgacaatgcagtaataaccaacaagtaatctaactaacaattccaaaactacagTCTTAtaaacagtgtaaggggataagagaatatgtacataaggatatatgaatgagtgatggtacagagcagcataggcaagatacagtagatggtatcgagtacagtatatacatatgagatgagtatgtaaacaaagtggcatagttaaagtggctagtgatacatgtattacataaggatacagtcgatgatatagagtacagtatatacgtatgcatatgagatgaataatgtagggtaagtaacattatataaggtagcattgtttaaagtggctagtgatatatttacatcatttcccatcaattcccattattaaagtggctggagttgagtcagtgtcagtgtgttggcagaagccactcaatgttagtggtggctatttaacagtctgatgaccttgagatagaagctgtttttcagtctctcggtcccagctttgatgcacctgtactgacctcgccttctggatgatagcggggtgaacaggcagtggctcgggtggttgatgtccttgatgatctttatggccttcctgtaacatcgggtggtgtaggtgtcctggagggcaggtagtttgcccccggtgatgtgttgtgcagacctcactaccctctggagagccttacggttgagggcggagcagttgccgtaccaggcggtgatacagcccgccaggatgctctcgattgtgcatctgtagaagtttgtgagtgcttttcgtgacaagccaaatttcttcagcctcctgaggttgaagaggcgctgctgcgccttcttcacgatgctgtctgtgtgagtggaccaattcagtttgtctgtgatgtgtatgccgaggaacttaaaacttgctaccctctccactactgttccatcgatgtggataggggggtgttccctctgctgtttcctgaagtccacaatcatctccttagttttgttgacattgagtgtgaggttattttcctgacaccacactccgagggccctcacctcctccctgtaggccgtctcgtcgttgttggtaatcaagcctaccactgttgtgtcgtccgcaaacttgatgattgagttggaggcgtgcatggccactcagtcgtgggtgaacagggagtacaggagagggctcagaacgcacccttgtggggccccagtgttgaggatcagcggggaggagatattgttgcctaccctcaccacctgggggcggcccgtcaggaagtccagtacccagttgcacagggcatggtcgagacccagggtctcgagcttgatgacgagcttggagggtactatggtgttgaatgccgagctgtagtcaatgaacagcattctcacataggtattccacttgtccagatgggttagggcagtgtgcagtgtggttgagattgcatcgtctgtggacctatttgggcggtaagcaaattggagtgggtctagggtgtcaggtagggtggaggtgatatggtccttgactagtctctcaaagcacttcatgatgacggaagtgagtgctacgggcggtagtcgtttagctcagttaccttagctttcttgggaacaggaacaatggtggcccccttgaagcatgtgggaacagcagactggtatagggattgattgaatatgtccgtaaacacaccggccagctggtctgcgcatgctctgagggcgcggctggggatgccgtctgggcctgcagccttgcgagggttaacacgtttaaatgtcttactcacctcggctgcagtgaaggagagaccgcatgttttcgttgcaggccgtgtcagtggcactgtattgtcctcaaagcgggcaaaaaagttatttagtctacctgggagcaagacatcctggtccgtgactgggctggatttcttcctgtagtccgtgattaactgtagaccctgccacatgcctcttgtgtctgagccgttgaattgagattctactttgtctctgtactgacgcttagcttgtttgatagccttgcggagggaacagctgcactgtttgtattcggtcatgttaccagacaccttgcactgattaaaagcagtggttcgcgcgaatgctgccatcaatccacggtttctggttagggaatgttttaatcgttgctatgggaacgacatcttcaacgcacgttctaatgaactcgcacaccgaatcagcgtattcgtcaatattgttatctgacgcaatacgaaacatatcccagtccacgtgatggaagcggttttggagtgtggagtcagcttggtcagaccagcgttggacagacctcagcgtgggagcctcttgttttagtttctgtctgtaggcagggatcaacaaaatggagtcgtggtcagcttttccgaaaggggggcggggcctGGGACACTAGGTGTCCCAGGCCCCCTGTGTGATGTAGTGGCAGCTAGGCAAGGTATCATTCCAGCTATACTGACCCAATCCCAATGTCAACCCTCAACCTTAACGCCCTGGGCACTTCAGTGATCTGAGAAGGTTTGACAGGTGTTAGCAATATGGCATTAAATCCAACTAGCCTATCTGAAGCCTAGGTGGAGCTATTACCATATCTATGCCATGTCCTTTCAGATCTCCAATCTGCACAGGGAGTAGGGCAGTGGTAGCAATGCATAGTATTCAACTCTTAcactacgaggtccggagcctgcttgTTTTCTGttatacctgataattaattgcacacacctagtgtcccaggtctacatcagtccctgattagaggggaacaatggaaAAATGCAGtcgaactggcttcgaggtccagagttgattTTAAAGGCCGTAGGGTCTTATGATTAAAATTGAGATTGGGCCACtgtgtaggcacacacacacacacatgcacacatgcacgcacgcacacacgcacatgcacacgcacacacaaacacacgcacacgcacacacacacacacacacacacacacacacacacacacacacacacacacacacacacacacacacacacacacacacacacatatactgtacatacacaaaaACAAATGACCAGCTTAAAAAAAGAGTTGGATTAACATTCCTTGTCCATTAAATGAATGGTATTTTAGAGATAAGAGCAAAATAATGATGAACTACTATTTTCATGCCCTACCTCCCTCAACgatctgtctttgtgtgtttgtctgggtATGTGAGGGAATGACAGGGGCGAACAGACATGCAATGATTGGTTCATAGACAGGGTCTCTACCTATGTCTTCAAGGACATGTAGATGTAGCctagctaaattcccaatctgaccctcataccatcatggccacctaatcatccccagcttccaattggctcattcatcccccttcctctcccctgtaactgttCCCTGGGTCATTGCTGTAAatcagaatgtgttctcagtcaacttaccaggTAAAATAAAGGTTgagtgaaacatttaaatgaaGATATTATACTGCATCGCCAAGGTTCTTAAATAACAGCAGTCTGAAGCTGATTAAAAGGCTTGGAGAGATGTATCATTAATGTATTGTGCTTGACCTTTTCTTCACATCAATATGACATTTAAATATCTAAACACATGCTTGGAAATTCACAAATGTGGACAACATACAGTAATTGTATTTGCAtttattatgggtccccattCATTTTCCTGGGGTCCttcaaaattaaggcagttatacaattttaaaaacattactcTACATtaattacagaattcacaacacaataagtgtgtgccctcaggcccctactccaatACCACATATCTTGCAatgcaaaatccatgtgtacatgtgtgtatgtatgttatcatgtgtgtgtatgcatgtgtctgtgcctatgtgtgtgttgcttcacagtccccactcttccttaaggtgtatttttacctgctttttaactctgattctactgcttgcatcagttacctggtgtggaatagagttccatgtagtcatggctctatgtagtactgtgagcCTCCCATAGTTTGTTCTGGACTTTGGAACTGTGAAGAGACCAATGGTGGCATGTCTTGATGGGCATGCATgtgtgtccaagctgtgtgctagtattttaaacagacagctcagtacattcagcttgtcaacacctcttacaaaaacaagtaatgatgaagtcaatctctcttccactttgagccatgagagattgacatgcatggcattaatgttagctctccgtgtacttttaagggccagccatgctgccctgttctgagccaattgtaattttcccaagtccctctttgtggcacttgaccacacgactgaacagtagtctaggtgTGACAAAattaggacctgtaggacctgcctagttgatagtgttgttaagaaggcagagcagcactttattatggacagacttcaccccatcttagctactgttgtatcaatatgttttgaccatgatagttttacaatccagggttactccaggcagtttagtcacctcaacttgctcaatttccacattattcattacgagatgtagttgaggtttagggtttagtgaatgatttgtcccaaatacaatgcttttagttttggaaatatttaggactaacttattctttGCTACCTATCCCGAAACCAACTACAGCTCTTTGtcaagtgttgcagtcatttcagtcggtatagtagctgacgtgtatagtgttgagtcatccgcatacatagacacactggccttGCTCAAAGACAGTGAAATGTCGTTAGTAAacattgaaaaaagcaaggggcctaaaaagctaccctggggaattcctgattctacctggattatgtttgagatgattccattaaagaacaccctctgagttctgttagacaagtaactctttatccacattatagcagggcatgtaaagccataacacatcaagtttttccagcagtagactatgatcgataatgtcaaaagctgcactgaagtctacaagacagcccccacaataattTTATCATAAATTTCGCTCAGCCAATCAtcaatcatttgtgtaagtgaTGTGCTTGTTGAGTATCCTTTCCTACatgcgtgctgaaagtctgttgtcaatttgttttctGTTAAATAGCATtctatctggtcaaacaccattttttggGTTGATAACAGACTGATTGATtggctgtttgagccagtaaagggggctttactattcttgggtagaggaatgactttagcttccttccaggcctgagggcatacACTTTCTAGTTGGCTTAAATTTAAGATGTGGCAAAAAGGAGTGGCAATATCACCTGCTATTATCCTCTGTCACCCCTGTGttttgatagacaacaataattttttcacctcttccacactgactttacagaattcaTAACTACAATTCTTTTCTTTCATCATTTGGTCAGAtacacttggatgtgtagtgtcagcgtttgttgctggcatgtcatccctaaattTGCTAaacttgccaatgaaaaagtaattaaagtagcTGGCAATATCAATTTGTTTTGTGACAAATGAGCCatcatctgattcaatgaatgatggagccgagatgacatttttccaaaaatttaATTTAAGGTGCGCCAAAGCtctttactatcattctttatataatttatctttgtttcatagtatagtttctttttgtttttatttagcttagtcacatgatttcttaatttgcagtacatttgccaatcAATTGGTCTGCCAGACTTAtgtgccataccttttgcctcatccctctcaaccatacaatttttcaattcctcatcaatccaaggggatttaacagtttttacagtaattttcttaatgggtgagtgcttattagtaactggaataagcaatttcataaatgagTCAAGTgtagcgtctggttgctcctcattacacaccacagaccagcaaatactatttacatatgaatcactaccaaatttattgtatgacctcttatacattatattaggcccagcccTTGGAAGCtaggttttcctagatatggcaattatattgtgatcactacatccaatggatttggataatgctttaaagcaaatttctgcagcattagtaaagatgtgatcaatacatattgatgatttccttcctgtgctgtttgtaactaccctggttgATCTaaaacctgaaccaggttgcaggcactggttacagtttgacattctttcttgagtgggcagcttgatgacacccagtcaatatttaaatcacccagaaaatatacttctctgttgatatcacatacatgaTCAAGCATTTCatacatattatccagatactgactgttagcacttggtggtctatagcagcttcccaaaAGAaggggctttaggtgaggcagattaaGCTGTAGCCATATTACCTAaatagtatttaacattagatcgtctctaagctttaAAGGAATGTGGTTCTTTATATAAACCATGTTTTGCCATGTATAACCATGTactgctaccactgtatcatcaaaggtattatctaagtgaatTTCAAAGATTGTCAGAATATGGAAGtaatctgttacaagcaagttattgacttcatggacttTGTTTCTCAGGCcgcatatgttaatatgggctattttagCACTATTCTGGGActcttgattgtttttaatgctttactgggaagcttatcagaagtagTCTTGCTCATGCTATTTAtattggagctgatagtgcagggtgaaaTGCACAAAGTgctcttcctactagggcacgcCACCTCATTGCTAATGGTGTAACTCTGATTCATATGCTcctgattactgcatacaatagtaGCAGGATCAACAGAGTTATTCAGGGCAATTAGGGGGACATAAATTACATAGTGTCCGCAAACGCCACAAGGaaaatgtacatttgatgcagcattatgacaactcactgtagatcatagtctgctgctggaaaaacatactTGTTATGGATTTACACccactgctataatgtggataaagagttatttgtctaacagaacacagagggtagaagcctatcaaatataatccagttaaaATTAAGAAATCCCTAGGTAGCtatttaggccccttgcttttaaaatgttttatgaacGACATgacactggctttgagtaaagcgtGAGTGTCTACAGTTggagtaggaagtttacatagacttaggttggagtcattaaaactcatttttcaacaactccacaactttgttgttaacaaactatagttttgacaagtcagttaggacatttactttgtgcatgagacaagtaatttttccaacagttgtttgcagacagattatttcacttacaattcactgtatcacaattccagtgggtcagaagtttacatacactaagttgactgtgctttaaacagcttggaaaattccagaatatgatgtcatggctttagaagcttctgataggctaattgacataatttgagtcaattggaggtgtacctgtggatgtatttcaaggcctaccttcaaactcagtgcctatttgcttgacatcatgggaaaatcaaaaggaatcagccaagacctcagaaaaaaatggtatacctccacaagtctggttcatccttgggagcaatttccaaatgcctgaaggtcatctatacaaacaatagtacacaagtataaacaccatgggaccacgcagccatcataccgctcaggaaggagacgtgttctgtctcctagagatgaacatcctttggtgcgagaagtgtaAATCAATCCAAAACAAcagctggaggctccggaccgcatACCGTTGCTGGAGACTCCGGAACGccgaccgtcgctggaagctctggaccgcGGTCCCTCTCAGGATGTTCCGGACCGCCGACCGTCGCTGGGGGCTCCGGACCGCGGACCGTCGCTGGAGCATCCAGACcgcctcaggaggttccggaccacggaccatctcaggaggttccggaacGCGGACCGTCATTAGAGGTTCTGGACCGCGGACCGTTATTGGAGGTTCGGGACTGTGaaatgtcgccggaagctctggactgggaactgtcgccggaagctctggactgggaactgtcgccggaagttTTGTACTAGGaactgtcaccggaagctctggactgtggaggcgtactggaggcctgatgcgtgggaccggtacaggtggtaccgggctgATGACATGCACCTCAGAAGGAGTGCGGGGAGGAgtcacaggacgtactggactgtggagacacactggaggcctgatgcgtgggaccggaacaggtggcaccgggccgatgacacgcacctcagggcgagtgtgggGAGTAGCACAGGACGCACTAGGCTGTGAAGGTGCGCTGGAGACACAGTATGCATGGCCGGcgcaggatatactgggccgtggaggcgcactggaggtctggagcgtagagctggcacaacgcgtcccggcaagtgcggggcgctggcacaggacgtactgggctgtgaaggcgcactggcgaCACATTGCGTAGAGccagcgcaggatatcctggaccgaggaggcgtactggagaccaggaaCGCTGAGACGGCACCacccatcctggctggatgctcactttcgcacggcaagtgcgaggagctggcacagaatgcaccgggctgtggatgcgcactggagacacattGCGTATCTCCGCAAAACATGGTGCCGGTCCCACGCTCCTCACGGCGACTGTCTTGCTCTAGACACCAAAACATCcactctacctcatcactcccctcAGCTCTCTCACAATACTCCTCGCTCAGTCTATCCCAATATTCCTCTTCGCTTTCAGACTCGCACCTCGGCTTTGCCGACCAACCCGTGTGCTCCCTCCCAAAAGCATTCTGAGGTTGCCTCTCAGGCTTCCGTCGTGGTCGTGAACTTCGGAGTCGCGGTTGATCCTCCTTTGCTGCCTCCTGCATCTGCTTCCATGAAAGGCTTTCGTCTCCtgccaatatctcctcccatgtccaggatgtcttctcctcctggccacgctgcttggtccgtttgtggtgggatcttctgtcacgctcGTTGAaatgagtggaccaagatgcagcgtggtatgtttccatcctttgACTTAGAAGAGAAACTTAAAGCACAAAAACAGTAAAGCAaataaacgaaacgtgaagctacatgcagtgcaagcaactacacacaaacatagtcaagatcccacaaagcacaaaaagggtaaatggctgcctaaatatgttcCCCAATctgagacaacgataaacagctgcctctgattgggaatcataccaggccaacatagatatataattatctagatgacccaccctagtcacactctgacctaaccaacatagagaataacaggctctctatggtcagggcgtgacatctctctactattattaatattagacccctcctgtctcagcctccagtatttatgctgcagaagtttatgtgtcgggggggatctagggtcagtttgttatatctggagtacttctcctgtcctatccggtgtcctgtgtgaatttaagtatgctctctctaattctctctctctttctctctttctttctctctctcggaggacctgagccctaggaccatgcctcaggactacctgacatgatgactccttgctgtccctagtccacctggccgtgctgctgctccagtttcaactgttctgcctgtgattattattatttgaccatgctggtcatttatgaacatttgaacatttttgccatgttctgttataatctccacccggcacagccagaagaggactggccaccccacatagcctggttcctctctaggtttcttcctaggttttggcctttctagggagtttttcctagccaccgtgcttctacacctgcattgcttgctgttttgggttttaggcttggtttctgtacagcactttgagatatcagctgatgtacgaagggctatataaataaatttgatttgatttgatattattctgacatttcactatcttaaaataaagtggtgatcctaactgacctaaaacagggaatttttacgaggattaaatgtcaggaattgtgaaaaactgtgtttaaatgtgtttgtctaaggtgtatggaaacgtccaacttcaactgtatgtatgcggatgactcaacactatacaagtCAGCTACTActgcgactgaaatgactgcaacactcaacaaggagctgcagttagtttcagagtgggtggcaaggaataagttagccctaaatatttctaaaactaaaagcattgtattttgaACAAAACACCCACTAAAACCTTAacatcaactaaatcttgtaataaatcatgtgtaaATTGAGCatgttgagatgactaaactacttggagtaaccctagattgtaaactgtcatggtcaaaacatattgatgcagtagtagctgaGATGGGAAGAAGTCTGTCTATTATAAAGCGATGCTCTTCCTTcttaacaacattatcaacaaggcaggtcctacaggccttagTTTTGGCTCAccctgactactgttcagtcatgtcgATGCCATAAAAAAGGACtgaggaaaattgcaattggctcagaacagggcagcacggctggcccttggatgtacacagagagctaatattaataatatacat contains:
- the atp5mc3b gene encoding ATP synthase membrane subunit c locus 3b produces the protein MYACAKFVSTPALVRAGSRALYRPLSASVLSRPDVRTGEASTDFVPQSAFSQVALRGFQTSAVSRDIDTAAKFIGAGAATVGVAGSGAGIGTVFGSLIIGYARNPSLKQQLFSYAILGFALSEAMGLFCLMVAFLILFAM